In one Sphingobacterium daejeonense genomic region, the following are encoded:
- a CDS encoding ABC transporter permease — MYDTTLFSVAGVVKDLEHPSSFLSKEFIKISNNEWNSDNWLMFNSNYNLFVKLKDVKSKKTFVNQISKKIFDMTDKDFRESNFKARAEVTPLTEVHFDKRLQNSTNINLIYGFIGIGLFLLLLATINYINLTTAQVPTRAKEIGIRKTLGEQPFDVTKAFFLETLTITCIALVISWPITKLFEKTFSKLLPSNLDSFSDWLPLVLFIICLIAIISILSSLYPAYLINRVQISEVIKMKGIGKLSLGSISIRKVLIVVQFVIAQVFVIATFIMGIQMKHTMNSDLGFNYNALINIHLPFKKDQNADVDPFVLKEALKKHSQIAGVSLGHLPLSQGHWGNFVETTADTGLVKINVPFKFVDEDYFNLYEIKLLAGRRFSLSDTSTGIILNKIAIQDLGFKSPEEAIGKPVKAYGKDRTITGVTDNFNTKTFHTEKTGVAILTSKYRGQLQDITIKLQNDPKTWKASLAILEKEWKTIYPNAPLEFKFYDQNIREYYETDYRFSKIINLSTSITILLSCLGLIGLVTISTVQRTKEIGIRKVLGSSIAGIVGLLSKDYIKLVLISILVASPIAWWASKKWLDNFVYKIEISWWMFIIPALATILIAFLTMSFQSLKAAKANPVDSLRDE; from the coding sequence TTGTATGACACTACTTTATTTTCTGTTGCAGGAGTAGTGAAAGATTTAGAACATCCAAGCAGTTTCCTTTCAAAAGAGTTTATCAAAATTTCCAATAATGAATGGAACAGTGATAATTGGTTAATGTTCAATTCAAATTACAACCTATTTGTAAAACTAAAAGACGTTAAGAGTAAAAAGACTTTTGTCAATCAGATAAGCAAGAAAATATTTGACATGACAGATAAGGATTTTAGGGAAAGTAATTTCAAAGCCAGGGCAGAAGTAACTCCATTGACGGAAGTGCACTTTGATAAAAGATTGCAGAACAGCACCAACATAAACCTAATTTATGGTTTCATAGGCATTGGCCTGTTCTTACTATTACTGGCGACTATAAATTATATCAATCTAACAACTGCTCAAGTACCAACTAGAGCTAAGGAAATTGGTATTCGGAAAACTTTAGGCGAACAGCCTTTTGATGTTACTAAAGCCTTCTTCTTAGAAACCTTAACAATTACTTGTATAGCATTAGTGATTTCTTGGCCAATAACCAAGCTGTTTGAAAAAACCTTCAGCAAATTATTACCTTCAAATCTGGATTCCTTCTCAGATTGGTTACCTCTTGTCTTATTTATCATCTGTTTAATTGCAATTATTTCCATTCTTTCTAGTTTATATCCCGCTTATTTAATAAACAGAGTTCAAATATCTGAGGTCATTAAAATGAAAGGTATTGGTAAACTATCATTAGGAAGTATTTCAATCAGAAAAGTTTTGATCGTAGTTCAATTTGTTATTGCCCAAGTTTTTGTAATCGCCACATTTATAATGGGTATTCAAATGAAGCATACCATGAATAGCGATTTGGGATTTAATTATAATGCACTCATTAACATTCACCTCCCATTCAAAAAAGATCAAAATGCTGATGTTGATCCATTTGTATTAAAAGAAGCTTTAAAAAAACACAGCCAGATTGCTGGAGTTTCCTTAGGCCACTTACCTCTAAGTCAAGGCCATTGGGGGAATTTTGTTGAAACAACCGCTGACACAGGACTCGTAAAGATTAATGTTCCTTTTAAATTTGTTGATGAGGATTACTTTAATTTATATGAGATCAAATTGTTGGCGGGTAGAAGATTTTCTTTATCAGACACAAGCACAGGTATCATATTAAATAAAATAGCGATCCAAGATTTAGGATTTAAATCGCCCGAAGAAGCAATCGGAAAACCTGTAAAAGCATATGGAAAGGATAGAACTATTACTGGAGTAACAGATAATTTCAACACTAAAACATTTCATACTGAAAAAACGGGAGTTGCCATTTTAACCTCGAAATATAGAGGTCAATTACAAGATATTACCATTAAACTCCAAAACGATCCCAAAACGTGGAAAGCTAGTCTTGCCATTTTGGAAAAAGAATGGAAAACTATATATCCAAATGCTCCCCTTGAGTTCAAATTCTATGATCAAAATATCCGAGAATATTATGAAACCGATTATAGGTTTTCAAAAATCATCAATCTTTCAACAAGTATAACCATACTATTGAGCTGCTTGGGATTAATCGGATTGGTAACCATATCTACGGTGCAGAGAACAAAAGAAATAGGAATCCGAAAGGTATTGGGAAGCTCAATTGCAGGAATCGTAGGTTTACTTTCTAAAGACTATATAAAACTAGTTCTGATTTCAATTTTGGTAGCTTCACCAATTGCTTGGTGGGCAAGTAAAAAGTGGCTTGACAACTTCGTATACAAAATTGAAATCTCTTGGTGGATGTTTATTATCCCTGCATTAGCAACCATCCTAATAGCATTCTTAACAATGAGCTTTCAGTCACTTAAAGCTGCTAAAGCAAATCCGGTGGATAGTTTGAGAGATGAGTAG